A region of Syngnathoides biaculeatus isolate LvHL_M chromosome 20, ASM1980259v1, whole genome shotgun sequence DNA encodes the following proteins:
- the LOC133493502 gene encoding uncharacterized protein LOC133493502: MLRVWQYLCRPTRWRLWEGCRAGRERKNSVRRGQGFLYVGPVRNNAHARRYFSAAKGFWGSDEKKEIRVRSSHRVHDLLWCLSSQEPAVEKEKKSDASRLAVPLQTHQMATVGRMPSRTREEKLRQEGSGLPVWRTRPAQCACEEVLLCCKGFLGLGYKKKKSALVAATGCMTYCGVCLHSSLRWKKKKSDASRLAVPLQTHQMATVGRMPSRTREEKLRQEGLGLPVWRTRPEQCACEEVLLCCKGFLGLGYKKKKSALVAATGCMTYCGVCLHSCLRWKKKKRCFEAGSTPADPPDGDCGKDAEQDERGRTPSGGVRASCMEDPS, translated from the exons atgcttcgagtctggcagtacctctgcagacccaccagatggcgactgtgggaaggatgccgagcaggacgagagaggaagaactccgtcaggaggggtcagggcttcctgtatgtaggacccgtccggaacaatgcacatgcgaggaggtacttctctgctgcaaagggtttttggggctcggatgaaaaaaaagaaatccgcgttaggagcagccaccgggtgcatg acctactgtggtgtttgtcttcacaagagcctgcggtggaaaaagaaaaaaaaagtgatgcttcgaggctggcagtacctctgcagacccaccagatggcgactgtgggaaggatgccaagcaggacaagagaggaaaaactccgtcaggaggggtcagggcttcctgtatggaggacccgtccggcacaatgcgcatgcgaggaggtacttctctgctgcaaagggtttttgggcctcggatataaaaaaaagaaatccgcgttagtagcagccaccgggtgcat gacctactgtggtgtttgtcttcactcgagcctgcggtggaaaaaaaaaaaaagtgatgcttcgaggctggcagtacctctgcagacccaccagatggcgactgtgggaaggatgccgagcaggacaagagaggaaaaactccgtcaggaggggttagggcttcctgtatggaggacccgtccggaacaatgcgcatgcgaggaggtacttctctgctgcaaagggtttttgggcctcggatataaaaaaaagaaatccgcgttagtagcagccaccgggtgcat gacctactgtggtgtttgtcttcactcgtgcctgcggtggaaaaaaaaaaagcgatgcttcgaggctggcagtacccctgcagacccaccagatggagactgtgggaaggatgccgagcaggacgagagaggaagaactccgtcaggaggggtcagggcttcctgtatggaggacccgtcctga
- the LOC133493505 gene encoding alpha-2-HS-glycoprotein-like, whose product MTTNLFAVLLWCAAALSGLLAAPSWPAVTCDKENVTSAATFGVRHINGKHEHGFRFKLQEVQSSKYQQVSGGCHIDVNVKLVQTKCHFTNPKPDDQCELWRRDERGAVATCSIEFWVMWGVAKVTRHECTTRPELTNEELETVCPHCPKLLPLDDPTAVKAVHDSVVKFNRESLHQNYFTLMEVAHVTMGSIPSIGTVTLLKFALVETTCPRGARNTFVPCTPRCPDRANHAFCQTSYYNLHRQVGKLECEFYPPKNPGPYPTDVPEPVCRPLFHQSPEACVCKARLNNPDHAIHHICPFPLK is encoded by the exons ATGACAACTAACCTATTTGCAGTTCTGCTGTGGTGCGCCGCAGCGCTTTCCGGTCTGCTTGCGGCGCCATCTTGGCCGGCAGTCACCTGTGACAAGGAAAACGTGACGTCGGCTGCGACTTTTGGTGTCCGACACATCAATGGAAAGCACGAGCATGGATTCCGGTTCAAGCTGCAGGAGGTCCAGAGCAGCAAATATCAACAG GTATCAGGAGGTTGCcacatagatgtgaatgtgaagctCGTGCAGACCAAATGTCACTTCACCAACCCCAAACCTGATGACCAATGCGAGCTGTGGCGACGGGATGAACGG GGTGCAGTTGCCACCTGCAGCATTGAATTCTGGGTGATGTGGGGTGTGGCCAAAGTCACCAGACATGAATGCACAACCAGACCAG AACTTACCAATGAGGAGTTGGAGACCGTTTGTCCGCATTGCCCCAAGTTGTTGCCTCTGGATGACCCGACAGCGGTGAAGGCTGTGCACGACTCTGTGGTCAAGTTCAACCGGGAGAGTCTACACCAGAACTACTTCACCCTGATGGAAGTGGCTCATGTGACAATGGgg TCTATTCCATCCATCGGCACGGTTACCTTGCTGAAGTTTGCCCTGGTTGAGACCACGTGTCCCAGAGGTGCCAGGAATACTTTTGTGCCCTGCACGCCTCGCTGTCCGGACAGAGCT AATCACGCCTTTTGTCAAACCTCTTACTACAACTTGCACAgacaagtgggaaaacttgagTGTGAATTCTATCCCCCAAAA AATCCAGGCCCCTACCCGACTGATGTGCCAGAACCTGTATGCAGGCCGTTGTTCCACCAAAGTCCAGAAGCTTGTGTGTGCAAAGCACGGCTGAACAACCCGGATCATGCGATCCACCACATTTGTCCGTTCCCGCTTAAGTGA